Genomic segment of Terriglobia bacterium:
GGCCGCGTGGACGCGATGGGCTCCAACGCCCGCCTCGGCAAATCGCAGTATCTGGTCGCCGAGGCCGACGAAAGCGACCGCTCCTTTCTCAAGCTCTCGCCCATCCTCTCCGTGGTCACCAACATTGACCGCGAGCACATGGACTGCTACCGCGATATGGACGACATCGAGCGTACCTTTGTCGAGTTCATGGACCGCGTCCCTTTCTACGGCATGATCGTAGCCTGCAACGACAACGACGGCCTGCGCTCCCTGCTGCCGCGCGTCCAGCGCCGTACCGTGACCTACGGCACGCGCGACGGCTCCGATTTCCACATCGTCAGCAGGGATACCGAACTGAACCCCGGCAGCGCTCGCCCCACCTGCCGTTTCCGCGTGGACTACGGCGGGCGGTCACTCGGTGACTTCCACCTTCACATCCCCGGCGCGCACAATGTGCTCAATGCCACCGCCGCGATCGCCGCCGGCATCGGTCTCGACGTCCGCGTCGAAGACATCCGCTCCGCTCTCGCCGACTTTCGCGGCGTTGACCGCCGCTTCCAACTATGCGGCGAGGCCGGCGGTGTCAGCGTCATTGACGACTACGGCCACCATCCCAGCGAAATCCGCGCCACCCTCGCCGCCGCGCGCCAATGCGCGTATCGTCGCATTCACGTCATCTTCCAGCCGCACCGCTACACCCGCACGCAGTCGTTGATGGACGACTTCGCCGGCGCCTTCACCGACGCCGACTCGCTCTTCCTCCTCGACATCTATCCGGCGAGCGAAGCGCCAATCCCGGGCGTCACTGCGCAGGCGCTCGCAACCCGCATCGCGGAGCAGGGAAACCGCCTCGTGACCTACGCAACCTCCTTCGCCGATGCCATCAACGCCGCCGTCGACATTGCCCGTCCCGGCGACATGATCCTCACCCTCGGCGCCGGCAGCGTCTCCCAACTCGGCCCGCAGGTTCTGGAAGCCCTCCACCACCTCCGCGCCGCTTTAAGTCAGAAGTCAGAAGCCAGAAGTCAGAATTAAGAAGCCACAACAGGTGCTCGTATCAGAGCGGGCTTTACTTCTTTACTTCTTTACTTCCGACTTCTTGTTCAGCGCGAAAATCTCAAGCCCGGTTTTTCCATCGCCAATCTTCAATCCGCAATCCCTCCCACGGACAAAAAATCTCTCACGCGACTAACGATTTGCCCCATCGCCCGTCTTTATCAGTGAACGACAGGGTGGCTTATGAAAACGATCATCGCCGGACTGATCCTGAGCTTGGCCGTCGCCTTGGCGCCTGCGCCCAAAATCACGGTGGAGAACCCTACGCTCCTCTATGCCGCCGCCATGTACAAAACTGCCCTGGGCGACACCGACTCCGCCCTCCGCCTCATGCACCGCGCCGAGCAGGCCCAGCAGTCCGTTCGCCCCGCGCACCCCAACTCCTTGCAGACCGCCTGCGACCGCTCCGGCAGCCTCACCATTCTGTGACCCGCCCTGGCCCAACTCCGCTGCCACTGACCACCGACAACCGAAAAACTACACGCCTGAAGCCTGTTTAATTTCCCTCTCCGCATTCCGGCAAAAAAAAGTTATAGTGACAAGCACGGCGATTTCGCGACGCTCACCCCTTCATGCTACGGAATAACGGTCCCCTGATTCCGGACGATCCGGCTGCATCTCGCGCCCGCGTCCCTGCGAGTGAGGACCTCGACGACGCTCTTGACTCCCGCCTCCTCGACCTGGATGCGGAAGAGGAGCCCGCATTTCTGCGCGCGCAAAAGCGCGTTCCCGTCCGCCGTGGGCCGCTGCCGAAGAAAGCCGCCAACCGGCTGAAAATCGCGCTCATCGTTTGTGCCGCCGCCGGCGTAATCGTGGGCATTTCTCTCCTCACCTATCGCTACGGCGCGCAATCCTGGCGTTTCCGGCTTGACTCCAGCGACCAGCTCGAAGTCTCCGGTATTCGCCGCGTCAGCCGCGCGCAAATCATGGAGGTCATGGGTGGCGACATTGGCCGCAACGTGTTCTTCATCCCGCTCGCCGACCGGCAAAAGCAGCTCGAGGAAATTCCGTGGGTCGAAGGCGCCTCGGTCATGCGCCTGCTGCCCAACCGCATCAAAATCGACATCCGCGAGCGCACCCCCGTCGCCTTCGTCCAGATCGGCTCCAAGATCGCCCTGATTGATGCCCACGGCGTGGTCATGGACCTGCCCGCCGGCGCCGCGCGCAAATACTCGTTCCCGGTGATTGTCGGCATGGGAAGCGCCGAGCCGCTCTCCACCCGCGCCGCGCGCATGACAATTTATTCGCAGCTCATCCGCGATCTCGATTCCAGCGGCGCACAGTACTCGCAGGGCATCAGCGAGGTGGATCTCTCCGATCCCGACGACGTCAAGATCACCACCTCCGATCCCGACGGCGCCGTCCTCGTCCACCTCGGCTCCTCTGATTACTTGGCGCGCTTCAAGACCTACGTCGCCCACTTGCAGGAGTGGCGCCAGCAGGTGCAGAAAGTTCGTTCCGTGGACTTGCGATACGATCAGCAGGTTGTCGTGAATCCCGATGAGAGCAATCCGCCACCAACGAAAGCCGCGGCCAAGCCGAAGAGAGCGGCAAAAAAAAAGTGAGAGGTGCGCATTTTGTAATTCGGTGATTTCGTAATTTGGTAATTTGAAAATTCGCCAGACATGCAGGTCGAGTCGGTCACGGCGAGGTCAGACGATTTCGACAAGATTACCCAATGACAAAATTACTCAATTACCGAATTCTTTTTGGGGCCCATGGGCAAGCAGAATCACAATCTACTGACCGCAATTGATGTGGGCAGCGCCAAGACCTGCGCACTGGTGGCGGAGATCACCGAGAGCGGCCTGCGCTATTGCGGGCATGGCTGCGTCGAGTCGCGCGGCTTCCGCAAGGGCATCATTGTTGATCTCGATCGCGCCGTCAGCTCCATTCAAAAAGCCGTGCAGGAAGCCGAGGACTCCTGCGGCGCGCCCATCGAGCGCGCCCTCGCCGGCGTTGCCGGGTCGCATATTCGCGGCCTCAACAGCCAAGGCGGTATCGTCCTGGGCGCCAAGCCGCGCGAGATCACCCGCGAAGACGTCCGCCAGGCGGTCGAGCGCGCCCGTGCCATCGCCCTGCCCGCCGACCGCCAGGTGCTGCATCTGCTCCCGCAAGAATTTATCCTCGACGAGCAACCCGGCGTGCATGAGCCTGCCGGCATGATGGCGGCCAAGCTGGAGGTGAAAGTCCACGTCGTTACCGCCGCCGCCACCGCCACGCAGAACGTGGTCACGGCGCTCAACCGCGCCGGCGTCCACGTGGATGACACGATATTCGAAGCGCTTGCCTGCGCCGACTCCGTCCTCCGTACCGACGAGCGCGAACTCGGCGTCTGCGTGGCCGACATCGGCGCCGGCTCCACCGACATCGTCGTCTTCCACGAAGGCGCGGTCGCGCATACCGGCGCGGTGCCCGTCGGCGGCGATCACTTCACCAACGACGTTGCCGTCGGGTTGCGCACGCCGCTGGCCGACGCCGAAAAAATCAAGCGCCTCTTCGGTTCCGCCGTGGTCACGCGCATTCCGGAGGCCAACGAAATCGAGGTCACCAGCGTTGGCGACCGCCCTTCGCGCCTGATGTCGCAGCGCCTGCTCGGGGAAATCCTGGAACCGCGCGCGCGCGAGCTGTGCGAATTGCTGCGCGACCATCTCCGCCAGGCGGGCGTGCTGGAAGACTGCGCCGCCGGCACGGTGCTGACCGGCGGCGGCGCGCGCCTGCCGCACCTGACCGAGATCGCCGAATCGGTGCTGCGCAAGCCCTCGCGCATCGCCTGCCCGTCGCCGATTTCGAAATTGCCGGCCTCGCTAGCCGAGCCCGAATTCGCCACCGCCATCGGCATGGTGCTCTATGGATATCGCGCCCGCCTGGCGCACGGCCCCCACGGCAGCGACGGCCTTGGAGCAAAACTCAAAGCGCTCTTCGTGCGTCGGGGAGCTTAACTGGTCACTGGAAACTGGAAACTGGGAGCCGGAAACTGGAAACTGACATGACCGACAACACCGACGGAATCCGTATTCAATTCAACGAAGACGCGCGCAACAGCGCCAAGATCAAGGTCATTGGCATTGGCGGGGGCGGTGGCAACGCCGTCAACCGCATGATTGACGCCCACCTGGAGGGCGTCGAGTTCATGACCGCCAACACCGACCTGCAGGCGCTGGAGATGTCGCGCGCTCCGGTGCGCATCCAGCTCGGCGTCAAGCTCACCAACGGGCTCGGGGCCGGCGCCAATCCCGAAGTCGGTCGCAAGGCCGCGCTCGAAGACGCCGACAAGATCATCGAAGCCCTGGAAGGCGCCGACATGATCTTTGTCACCGCCGGACTCGGCGGCGGCACCGGCACTGGCGCCGCGCCGATTATCGCCTCGCTCGCCAGCGAAATGGGCGCGCTCACAGTTGCCGTCATCACCAAGCCGTTCGGCTTCGAAGGCAAACGCCGCATGGCGCAGGCGGAGCGCGGGCTGCAGGAACTTCTCGACTCGGTGGACACCATGATCGTTATTCCCAACGAGAAGCTGCTGGCCGTCGCGCAGAACGCCGGCTTCTTCGAATCCTTCCGCGTCGCCGACGACATCCTACGCCAGGCGGTGCAGGGCATCTCCGACATCATCACCATCCCCGGCATCATCAACCGCGACTTCGCCGACGTGAAAGCCATCATGGCAGGCATGGGTTACGCCGTCATGGGCAACGCCACCGGCAAGGGCGACCACCGTGCGACCGACGCCGCCCAGCGCGCCATCGCCTCCCCGCTGCTCGAAGCCGGCGCCATTGACGGTGCCCGCGGCATCCTCATCAACGTCACCGGATCCAGTTCGCTGAAGCTGGCGGAAGTGAACGAAGCCTCCACCATCATTCAAAGCGCGGCGCACGAGGACGCCAACATCATCTTCGGCGCTGTGCTCGACGAAAAAATGAAGGACGAGGTAAAGATCACCGTCATTGCCACCGGCTTCAAGGGCGATAACCACGTGCAGCGCCACGAGCGCGCCATCTCTGCTGCGGCCGCCGCCATCTCGCAGGCGCGCACCGCTTCCGCCTATGTTGCCCCGCGTCCCGAACCACGCGCCGCCGACAACGCTGCCGAGCCGCAGCCGCCCGCCGAAGCCGCTAGGCCCGGCGCGGTCTCGCCGCCCATCACCCCGCGTGCCGCGCCCCAGCGCGAGAACACGTCCCTTGCCGACGTGAAAAGCACGGTGAAAACAAACTACGAGGAAGACGATCTCGACGTACCCGCCTTCATCCGCAAGCGTAACGAGAGCAGCTAGAGAAAACCCTTGAGGAACGGATTGATCAATCGAGCGGCGAGGGAGAATTACATAGGGGTTTGCTGACCACTAACCACTGCACACTTCGCTCACGACTCCTTCAAATACCGCAACTCCACGTCCGTCCTACGCAGCCGCTCGGCGACCGCGGTGGCGATTCCTTCCATCAGGTTGAGCGCCAGCATCCTGTGTTCTTCCCGAAGCAGGTCAAACCGCTGCCGCGTCAGCACGTACAGTTCGACATCCGTATACGCCACCGCGTCGGCCGAGCGCGGCGCGCGGTCCAGGAACGTCAACTCGCCGAAGAAATCTCCCCGCCCGAACGTCGCCAGGTGATGCCCGGTCTTGCCGTCCACCGGCATCAGGATGCGCACCGAGCCCTGGCGGATAAAGTACAGCGTGTCGCCCGCATCCCCCTGGGAGAAGATCTTCTGTCCTGCTTGGAACCTCTGGATCTCCGTTCCCGCCTCCAGCGCTGCCAGGGTTTCCTCTTTGTGTTGCCGGAACATATCAATGTGGCGGATCTCCAGCGGCTTTTCCTGCTCGCGCTCCAGGTTGGCCTCGTTCAGGATCCGGTCCTCGATCCACTCCAGCGCAGCATCCAGGTGCTCGAAAATCCGTGCGTGATGTTCCTGCCTGACCAGTCCTACTTGGTTGAAGTAGTGCACCATGTCCTGGCCACTGGGCGCCTGTTGCGGCGGGTGACTGAAGATCAGCACTCCGTTCCGCTCTGACAGCATGTCTTCAATCTGCTCCAGCATGTGCGCCGCGGTGAAGTCCACCGACTGCACTCGCCGCATGTCCAGCACGATGTAATCGCGCTTCTTCAGTTCCGGCTCCAGCGCGGTATAGAGCTGGTCGGTGGTGCCAAAGAATAGGCTGCCTTGCAGCTCAAAAATCGCCGTGCGCTCGCCCCGCTTCTCCAGGATCGCCATCTCTTCCGGCAGTCGCATCTGCTTCGAAAATCTTTCGTTTCCGTACGACTTGCGCCGTACCACCGAGTCCCTGATCTGCTCCCGCAGAAACAGCAGGATGGCCAGCGCGACGCCTACGCCGGAGGCCGCGATCAGGCTCACCGCCTCCGCCACCACTACCACCGTGACGATGACCACGAAGTCCAGGATGGTCGAGCGCGACCGCAGCAAGTACAGGCTGTGCCGGTCGAACATCCTCACTCCGACCACGATCAGGATTCCCGCCAGCGCCGCGATCGGTACCCAGGCGATCAGCGTACCGAGGATCAGGAACGCCACCAGCGCCAGCACGCCCTCGCTCACACCCGACAGCCGCGTGTGCCCGCCGCTGGAGATATTCACCAGGGTCGCGCCCATTTGTCCCGCGCCCGGCACGCCGCCGATCGCCGTCGAAGCCAGGTTTCCCAGCCCCTGCCCGATCAGTTCTCGATTCGAGTTGTGCCGGCTGCGCGTCAGCGTGTCCAGCACGACGCAGGTCTTCAGCGTGTCAATTGAGAGCAGCACCGCCAGCGTCAGCGCCGGCGTGATCACCAGCTTGAGCTGATGCGGATCAAATCCTGCGATCGACCTCCACCGCGACGCCGCCGTCGCCAGGAATCCAATGTCGGAGCCGCCCAGCGGACCCATGAGAGGACCTACCACGAACTTGTTGCCCGCCAGCAGCAGCAATGACCGGTCTGCCAACCCAATCGCGAAGTACGTCAGCATGCCGAACGCCAGACCAAGGATCGCCGCCGGAACTTTCTTGGTGACCCGCGGCGCCAGCACCATCACTGTGATCGTCACCGCCCCCACCGTGATGCTCTGCCACCGCCACAGCGACGGCGTCAGCAGCCCCTGCCAGAACTGATAGCGGCCGGGTACGCCAAAGAAATTCGGCACCTGACTGATGATGATGATCAGTCCCACGCCGCTCAGGTAGCCACTTACTACCGGGTACGGCATGTACTTGATCAGCCGTCCCAGCCCCACCAGCCCGAACGCCACCTGCAGCACGCCGCACATCAACGCCACCAGCGCCATCAGCAGCAGCACCGACGAGGACCCCACGCCCTTCTGCGTCATCTCGATGGCAAACGCGGAGAGCACTGCCACCGCAGGCGCGCATGGTGCCGTGATCAGGCGCTTCGTCCCGCCGAAGGTTGACGCGATCAGGCCGAGCGCCGTGGTGCCGAGAATTCCCGCGATTGCCCCCTGCGAGGCATAGCTCGCGCCCAGCGGCGCATAGATCGTGACCCCGAACGCGATCGCCGAGGGCAGCGCCACCAGCATCGCTGCCAGTCCGCCCCAAAAGTCGCCGGCGGGATCGTCCGGCCGCCGCAATGCCTTCTCGGGCGCAGCCTGCCCTTCGCCGGGCGTACGTTCGGGCGCAACTGCGGTATCACTCATAGGCGGTAAGTTGCTGGTGGAGTATGCAAACTCAGCCGGTTATTTGCAATTGTATACGTGGCTTGTCGCACTGCTGGCCGTGGAAGAAGCGGCGGGTGGCTAGGGATTGGTGGGTTCGCGGAGGAATTTCCCTGTGTCGGAAGGCATTCACCGGCCAACGGCCACCAGCCCCGAAAACTACGCTGTTAGCGAGATTGGTTCGCGGCGGAAATCCGCTGTACTGAGGCAGATTACGGAAGTCGTTGTTCTGCCGAGATTCTGGGCTAAGTCGCTGCATCTCAACGGCGAGGATGACTGGGAACCGGCGGCGCAAGGAGCAGTTTTGGATTGTAATCAGACCCCTAACTCTCATACCATCATTGGAGTTCCAGCCGGAATTCTGGTACGCGGCGCGAAGTTGATGCCTTACGCGTATCCGCGCTGGAACACTCTAGAACGGAACCTTGGCGCTCATGAAAAAAGGCTCTCTGGCAGTTCAGGCAGTTCTCGTGCTGGCGGTCGTGGCGCTTCTGACTTGGAGCGCAGCGGCAGCCAACATTTCCAAGCCCCGCAAGACTTCGAAAGCAAAATCCGTCGTTGAAAACTCTGGAACAAAGAAGAAGAAGATCGGCAAGAAACGCAAGTCGCGGCGCGCGAGCATGTACGTGTGGGTCAACGGCCATCGGCTGAAGCGGAACCGATACTACGAGCACTTCAGCGCGTCCTCGTTTGTCACTGAGGACCAGACGGTGGGCGACATCACGGCCGGCGAGGATCCGGTGGTCCGGCAGGCGGCGATTGACGCGCTCGCCAACATGAACGGCACGGTGGTTGCGATCAACCCGGACAATGGCCGCATCCTGGCGATGGTCAACCAGAAGAGGGCGCTCTCGGAAGGCGGGGAGCCATGCTCGACCATCAAGATCGCGGTCGCGCTGGCGGCGTTGAGCGAGAACGTGATCGCGCGCGAGACCAAGATCCAACTCGGCCGCCGCACGCGCATGGACCTGACGCAAGCGCTGGCGCATTCCAACAACGCCTATTTCGAAGCGCTGGGCCGGAAGATGGGATTCGAG
This window contains:
- the murC gene encoding UDP-N-acetylmuramate--L-alanine ligase, which produces MFAKIQRVHFVGIGGIGMSGIAEVLVNLGYKVSGSDVKPSTVTERLSSLGATIFEGHRAENVSGSEVVVTSSAVRPDNPEVAAAHAAHIPVIPRAEMLAELMRLKYGIAVAGMHGKTTTTSMIAAVLAAGGLDPTVVVGGRVDAMGSNARLGKSQYLVAEADESDRSFLKLSPILSVVTNIDREHMDCYRDMDDIERTFVEFMDRVPFYGMIVACNDNDGLRSLLPRVQRRTVTYGTRDGSDFHIVSRDTELNPGSARPTCRFRVDYGGRSLGDFHLHIPGAHNVLNATAAIAAGIGLDVRVEDIRSALADFRGVDRRFQLCGEAGGVSVIDDYGHHPSEIRATLAAARQCAYRRIHVIFQPHRYTRTQSLMDDFAGAFTDADSLFLLDIYPASEAPIPGVTAQALATRIAEQGNRLVTYATSFADAINAAVDIARPGDMILTLGAGSVSQLGPQVLEALHHLRAALSQKSEARSQN
- a CDS encoding FtsQ-type POTRA domain-containing protein, with product MLRNNGPLIPDDPAASRARVPASEDLDDALDSRLLDLDAEEEPAFLRAQKRVPVRRGPLPKKAANRLKIALIVCAAAGVIVGISLLTYRYGAQSWRFRLDSSDQLEVSGIRRVSRAQIMEVMGGDIGRNVFFIPLADRQKQLEEIPWVEGASVMRLLPNRIKIDIRERTPVAFVQIGSKIALIDAHGVVMDLPAGAARKYSFPVIVGMGSAEPLSTRAARMTIYSQLIRDLDSSGAQYSQGISEVDLSDPDDVKITTSDPDGAVLVHLGSSDYLARFKTYVAHLQEWRQQVQKVRSVDLRYDQQVVVNPDESNPPPTKAAAKPKRAAKKK
- the ftsA gene encoding cell division protein FtsA, with translation MGKQNHNLLTAIDVGSAKTCALVAEITESGLRYCGHGCVESRGFRKGIIVDLDRAVSSIQKAVQEAEDSCGAPIERALAGVAGSHIRGLNSQGGIVLGAKPREITREDVRQAVERARAIALPADRQVLHLLPQEFILDEQPGVHEPAGMMAAKLEVKVHVVTAAATATQNVVTALNRAGVHVDDTIFEALACADSVLRTDERELGVCVADIGAGSTDIVVFHEGAVAHTGAVPVGGDHFTNDVAVGLRTPLADAEKIKRLFGSAVVTRIPEANEIEVTSVGDRPSRLMSQRLLGEILEPRARELCELLRDHLRQAGVLEDCAAGTVLTGGGARLPHLTEIAESVLRKPSRIACPSPISKLPASLAEPEFATAIGMVLYGYRARLAHGPHGSDGLGAKLKALFVRRGA
- the ftsZ gene encoding cell division protein FtsZ, producing MTDNTDGIRIQFNEDARNSAKIKVIGIGGGGGNAVNRMIDAHLEGVEFMTANTDLQALEMSRAPVRIQLGVKLTNGLGAGANPEVGRKAALEDADKIIEALEGADMIFVTAGLGGGTGTGAAPIIASLASEMGALTVAVITKPFGFEGKRRMAQAERGLQELLDSVDTMIVIPNEKLLAVAQNAGFFESFRVADDILRQAVQGISDIITIPGIINRDFADVKAIMAGMGYAVMGNATGKGDHRATDAAQRAIASPLLEAGAIDGARGILINVTGSSSLKLAEVNEASTIIQSAAHEDANIIFGAVLDEKMKDEVKITVIATGFKGDNHVQRHERAISAAAAAISQARTASAYVAPRPEPRAADNAAEPQPPAEAARPGAVSPPITPRAAPQRENTSLADVKSTVKTNYEEDDLDVPAFIRKRNESS
- a CDS encoding SLC26A/SulP transporter family protein, which gives rise to MSDTAVAPERTPGEGQAAPEKALRRPDDPAGDFWGGLAAMLVALPSAIAFGVTIYAPLGASYASQGAIAGILGTTALGLIASTFGGTKRLITAPCAPAVAVLSAFAIEMTQKGVGSSSVLLLMALVALMCGVLQVAFGLVGLGRLIKYMPYPVVSGYLSGVGLIIIISQVPNFFGVPGRYQFWQGLLTPSLWRWQSITVGAVTITVMVLAPRVTKKVPAAILGLAFGMLTYFAIGLADRSLLLLAGNKFVVGPLMGPLGGSDIGFLATAASRWRSIAGFDPHQLKLVITPALTLAVLLSIDTLKTCVVLDTLTRSRHNSNRELIGQGLGNLASTAIGGVPGAGQMGATLVNISSGGHTRLSGVSEGVLALVAFLILGTLIAWVPIAALAGILIVVGVRMFDRHSLYLLRSRSTILDFVVIVTVVVVAEAVSLIAASGVGVALAILLFLREQIRDSVVRRKSYGNERFSKQMRLPEEMAILEKRGERTAIFELQGSLFFGTTDQLYTALEPELKKRDYIVLDMRRVQSVDFTAAHMLEQIEDMLSERNGVLIFSHPPQQAPSGQDMVHYFNQVGLVRQEHHARIFEHLDAALEWIEDRILNEANLEREQEKPLEIRHIDMFRQHKEETLAALEAGTEIQRFQAGQKIFSQGDAGDTLYFIRQGSVRILMPVDGKTGHHLATFGRGDFFGELTFLDRAPRSADAVAYTDVELYVLTRQRFDLLREEHRMLALNLMEGIATAVAERLRRTDVELRYLKES